The following proteins come from a genomic window of Myxococcota bacterium:
- a CDS encoding YebC/PmpR family DNA-binding transcriptional regulator yields the protein MSGHSKWSTIKRKKGAADAKRGKIFTKLIREIATAARIGGGEIDSNPRLRLIVDKAKAANMPKDNIARAIAKGVGGGDDGETYEECVYEGYGPGGVAILIEALTDNRNRTAGEIRHALSKHGGNLGSSGCVAYLFERRGLISVAREGADGDRLMEVALEAGADDVEEGDDAIDVSTSPTGFGAVRDAIAEAGFEVVAAELALEPSTTVSVTGKDAEQMLKLSDALEDLDDVQQVYANADIADEELGELAS from the coding sequence ATGTCCGGGCATTCCAAGTGGTCGACGATCAAGCGCAAGAAGGGCGCAGCGGATGCGAAGCGCGGGAAGATCTTCACCAAGCTGATCCGCGAGATCGCGACCGCGGCCCGCATCGGGGGCGGCGAGATCGATTCCAACCCCCGGCTGCGCCTCATCGTCGACAAGGCGAAGGCCGCCAACATGCCCAAGGACAACATCGCGCGCGCGATCGCGAAGGGCGTCGGCGGCGGCGACGACGGCGAGACCTACGAGGAGTGCGTCTACGAGGGCTACGGGCCCGGCGGAGTCGCCATCCTGATCGAGGCGCTCACCGACAACCGCAACCGCACGGCCGGCGAGATCCGCCACGCGCTCTCGAAGCACGGGGGCAACCTCGGGAGCTCGGGATGCGTGGCCTACCTGTTCGAGCGCCGGGGGCTCATCAGCGTCGCCCGCGAGGGGGCGGACGGCGACCGGCTGATGGAGGTCGCCCTCGAAGCGGGCGCCGACGACGTCGAGGAAGGCGACGACGCGATCGACGTCAGCACGAGCCCGACCGGGTTCGGCGCCGTGCGCGACGCCATCGCCGAGGCGGGGTTCGAGGTCGTCGCCGCCGAGCTCGCGCTCGAGCCGAGCACCACCGTCTCGGTGACGGGCAAGGACGCCGAGCAGATGCTGAAGCTCTCGGACGCGCTCGAGGATCTCGACGACGTCCAGCAGGTCTACGCGAATGCGGACATCGCCGACGAGGAGCTCGGCGAGCTCGCGAGCTGA
- a CDS encoding uracil-DNA glycosylase: MEPDLRAEALALVAAGRAWAEEWQEEGVEELDATLVEAARAALAASGAAPSAASGRAASLGPATTPPARRAAAPPPPADPTRARPSATAASPARAVDASSLEAVRAALGDCRRCALCEGRTHIVFGDGAPDASILFVGEGPGQTEDERGLPFVGRAGELLTQMIEKGLGVPRTSVYICNIVKCRPPNNRTPLPNEVAACKPFLDGQIDAVAPRVIVALGKPATSLLLGRDVSITRVRGTWQEYRGIPVMPTFHPAFVLRQYTPENRRHVWNDLRAALDRAQGR; encoded by the coding sequence GTGGAGCCCGACCTGCGCGCAGAGGCGCTCGCGCTGGTGGCCGCGGGTCGCGCCTGGGCCGAGGAGTGGCAGGAGGAGGGCGTCGAGGAGCTCGACGCCACACTCGTCGAGGCGGCGCGCGCGGCGCTCGCCGCTTCCGGTGCAGCCCCGTCGGCCGCGAGCGGGCGCGCCGCGAGCCTCGGACCCGCGACGACGCCCCCCGCGCGCCGCGCGGCCGCGCCTCCGCCGCCCGCCGATCCGACGCGAGCGCGGCCGAGTGCGACGGCCGCGAGCCCCGCGCGCGCGGTCGACGCATCGAGCCTCGAGGCCGTTCGCGCCGCGCTCGGCGACTGCAGGCGCTGCGCGCTCTGCGAGGGCCGCACGCACATCGTCTTCGGCGACGGCGCGCCCGACGCGTCGATCCTGTTCGTGGGCGAGGGGCCCGGACAGACGGAGGACGAGCGCGGCCTCCCGTTCGTCGGCCGCGCGGGCGAGCTGCTGACCCAGATGATCGAGAAGGGGCTCGGCGTGCCGCGCACCTCGGTCTACATCTGCAACATCGTGAAGTGTCGGCCGCCGAACAATCGCACGCCGCTGCCGAACGAGGTCGCAGCGTGCAAGCCGTTCCTCGACGGACAGATCGACGCCGTCGCCCCGCGCGTGATCGTCGCGCTCGGCAAGCCGGCGACGAGCCTGCTGCTCGGGCGCGACGTCTCGATCACGCGCGTGCGGGGGACGTGGCAGGAGTACCGCGGCATTCCCGTGATGCCGACGTTCCACCCGGCCTTCGTCCTGCGGCAGTACACGCCGGAGAACCGGCGCCACGTCTGGAACGACCTGCGCGCGGCGCTCGACCGCGCGCAGGGTCGTTAG
- the ruvC gene encoding crossover junction endodeoxyribonuclease RuvC, translating to MRILGIDPGSVATGYGLVDRDGSRLVHVAHGTLRPPRAAALAHRLGVLHDEVRRVIDAHAPDAAVVERVFVAASAGSALVLGQARGAVLAALGAAGIPVHELAPREIKKSVVGTGAASKVQVQAMVGRLLALDARPQSDAADALAAAIAHAQAGDLARLGVVGGRRRRASRATSESQWRARRAP from the coding sequence ATGCGCATCCTGGGAATCGACCCCGGCTCGGTGGCGACGGGATACGGCCTCGTCGATCGCGACGGGTCGCGCCTCGTACACGTCGCGCACGGGACGCTGCGCCCGCCGCGCGCGGCGGCCCTCGCGCATCGCCTCGGCGTCCTCCACGACGAGGTGCGCCGGGTCATCGATGCCCACGCACCGGACGCGGCGGTCGTCGAGCGCGTCTTCGTGGCGGCGAGCGCGGGCTCCGCGCTCGTGCTCGGCCAGGCGCGCGGCGCCGTCCTCGCCGCGCTCGGCGCCGCTGGCATCCCCGTGCACGAGCTCGCGCCGCGCGAGATCAAGAAATCGGTCGTCGGCACCGGTGCGGCGTCGAAGGTGCAGGTCCAGGCGATGGTCGGGCGGCTGCTCGCGCTCGACGCGCGCCCTCAGTCCGACGCCGCCGACGCGCTCGCGGCGGCCATCGCGCACGCGCAGGCGGGCGATCTCGCGCGCCTCGGTGTCGTCGGCGGGCGGCGGCGCCGCGCGTCGCGCGCGACGAGCGAGTCGCAGTGGCGCGCGAGGCGCGCGCCGTGA
- the ruvA gene encoding Holliday junction branch migration protein RuvA gives MIARVEGVLRDKEPTRIVVDVAGVGYELHVSLHSYAALPDEGKTVAMHVHTHVREEAIQLFGFASRAERDVFELLLRASRVGPRLAQTVLSGMPPERLLASLRASDVTALCRIPGVGRKLAERMVVELRDRAAELALGGAEAAASAGAAAAPAASAEDEALSALTNLGYPRAQAEKVVAAARAEAGDGASTEALIRAALRGLAG, from the coding sequence GTGATCGCGCGCGTCGAGGGAGTCCTGCGCGACAAGGAGCCGACGCGCATCGTCGTCGACGTCGCCGGCGTCGGCTACGAGCTCCACGTGTCGCTGCACTCGTACGCCGCGCTGCCCGACGAGGGCAAGACGGTCGCCATGCACGTGCACACGCACGTGCGCGAGGAGGCGATCCAGCTCTTCGGCTTCGCGTCGCGCGCGGAGCGCGACGTCTTCGAGCTGCTGCTGCGCGCGAGCCGCGTCGGGCCGCGGCTCGCGCAGACGGTGCTCTCCGGCATGCCGCCCGAACGCCTCCTCGCGAGCCTTCGCGCGAGCGACGTGACGGCCCTCTGCCGCATCCCCGGCGTCGGACGCAAGCTCGCCGAGCGCATGGTCGTCGAGCTGCGCGATCGCGCGGCCGAGCTCGCGCTCGGCGGTGCGGAGGCCGCCGCGTCCGCTGGCGCCGCCGCCGCTCCCGCCGCGAGCGCGGAGGACGAGGCGTTGTCGGCGCTCACGAATCTCGGTTACCCGCGCGCGCAGGCGGAGAAGGTCGTCGCGGCCGCGCGCGCCGAGGCGGGAGACGGGGCGTCGACGGAGGCGCTGATCCGCGCCGCGTTGCGCGGGCTCGCGGGCTAG
- a CDS encoding multiheme c-type cytochrome — MPHRRRSPSTRTALPLLLASLAACAIAACEPSPPSAASAGSGDDAPAASATAAPASPAATPAAAERAERPLPDFGGTTLDGRPLTVRSLLGRGRIVLFFFNPEVEAVRPVASAIAAIAGDQTRHNFELVGVAVGSSREKARAFADEIGLRFPILDDSNADITQRLGLRSPVLVLSVDADGYMGFGMTSFPTDAPDAPHHIEKMLRERLRLPEAREPAAANLLARPEAPVFTAPLLDGGEFRLAEHRGTPIVLVFFLHTCPHCHHALEFLKAELPKIEESKRPVLYGVSVVDAPGPVRAALREAKLDFFPVLRDPDDAVRTAYGTFSGVPDIVLIDRDGRIAHRTQGWTDRDEPMMRMQLAKIAGTKVPMLLSRTGYTGNDVCGVCHELEARTWELTKHARAFDTLVTHGADHDAECVSCHVVGFGAPGGFDMQAPVAHLEDVGCETCHGRGGPHLSPDHVASGGYEAVCTTCHNPTHSLGFDFATFRPRISHTAIAALAPEERARLARDTGGPRDVLPKAAAIVGSDACKGCHEAEFATWSASPHARAIDSLAAQGRGEDSACQKCHVTGAGRDGGFPLGEAPSGHPDLARVGCESCHGGGGNHVAPEAPKRGTIVSLGDKCDSCVILQICGSCHDAANDPKFEFSVEEHIERQRHGTIEAGTGKPLSTSALDGHLQGGAARALAALR, encoded by the coding sequence GTGCCGCATCGACGCCGCTCGCCCTCGACACGCACCGCCCTCCCCCTCCTCCTCGCCTCGCTCGCCGCGTGCGCGATCGCGGCCTGCGAGCCGTCTCCGCCGAGCGCGGCGTCTGCCGGCTCCGGCGACGACGCGCCCGCGGCGAGCGCGACGGCCGCGCCCGCGAGCCCCGCCGCGACACCCGCGGCGGCGGAGCGCGCCGAGCGCCCCCTGCCCGACTTCGGCGGCACGACGCTCGACGGCCGGCCGCTCACGGTGCGATCGCTCCTCGGCCGCGGCCGGATCGTGCTGTTCTTCTTCAATCCGGAGGTCGAGGCCGTCCGCCCGGTCGCGAGCGCGATCGCCGCGATCGCGGGGGACCAGACGCGCCACAACTTCGAGCTGGTCGGGGTCGCCGTGGGCAGCTCGCGCGAGAAGGCGCGCGCGTTCGCCGACGAGATCGGCCTGCGATTCCCGATCCTCGACGACTCGAACGCCGACATCACGCAGCGCCTCGGGCTCCGCTCGCCGGTGCTCGTGCTCTCGGTGGATGCCGACGGCTACATGGGCTTCGGCATGACGTCGTTCCCGACCGATGCGCCCGACGCGCCCCACCACATCGAGAAGATGCTGCGCGAGCGACTGCGCCTACCCGAAGCGCGCGAGCCGGCCGCAGCGAACCTGCTCGCGCGCCCCGAGGCGCCCGTGTTCACCGCGCCGCTCCTCGACGGGGGCGAGTTCCGCCTCGCCGAGCACCGCGGCACGCCGATCGTGCTCGTGTTCTTCCTGCACACGTGCCCGCACTGCCACCACGCTCTCGAGTTCCTGAAGGCCGAGCTCCCGAAGATCGAGGAGTCGAAGCGCCCCGTGCTCTACGGAGTGTCCGTGGTGGATGCGCCCGGCCCCGTGCGCGCCGCACTCCGCGAGGCGAAGCTCGACTTCTTCCCGGTGCTGCGCGACCCGGACGACGCCGTCCGCACCGCCTACGGAACGTTCTCCGGCGTTCCCGACATCGTGCTGATCGACCGCGACGGCCGCATCGCACACCGCACGCAGGGCTGGACGGATCGCGACGAGCCGATGATGCGCATGCAGCTCGCGAAGATCGCCGGCACGAAGGTGCCCATGCTGCTCTCGCGCACCGGGTACACGGGCAACGACGTGTGCGGCGTGTGCCACGAGCTCGAGGCGCGCACGTGGGAGCTGACGAAGCACGCCCGCGCGTTCGACACGCTCGTCACGCACGGCGCCGACCACGACGCCGAGTGCGTGAGCTGCCACGTCGTCGGCTTCGGCGCTCCGGGCGGCTTCGACATGCAGGCGCCGGTCGCGCATCTCGAAGACGTCGGCTGCGAGACGTGCCACGGGCGCGGCGGCCCCCACCTCTCGCCCGATCACGTCGCGAGCGGCGGCTACGAGGCCGTCTGCACGACCTGCCACAACCCGACCCACTCGCTCGGCTTCGACTTCGCGACGTTCCGACCGAGGATCTCGCACACGGCCATCGCCGCGCTCGCGCCGGAGGAGCGTGCGCGCCTCGCGCGCGACACCGGCGGGCCGCGCGACGTGCTCCCGAAGGCGGCGGCGATCGTCGGCTCCGACGCGTGCAAGGGATGTCACGAAGCGGAGTTCGCGACCTGGTCGGCGAGCCCGCACGCGCGCGCGATCGACTCGCTCGCCGCGCAGGGCCGCGGCGAGGATTCCGCCTGCCAGAAGTGCCACGTCACGGGCGCCGGTCGCGACGGCGGCTTCCCGCTCGGCGAGGCGCCGTCCGGCCATCCGGACCTCGCGCGCGTCGGCTGCGAGTCCTGCCACGGAGGCGGCGGCAACCACGTCGCGCCAGAGGCGCCGAAGCGCGGAACGATCGTCAGCCTCGGCGACAAGTGCGACTCCTGCGTGATCCTCCAGATCTGCGGCAGCTGTCACGACGCCGCGAACGATCCGAAGTTCGAGTTCAGCGTCGAGGAGCACATCGAGCGCCAGCGCCACGGGACGATCGAGGCGGGCACGGGCAAGCCGCTCTCGACGTCGGCGCTCGACGGACACCTGCAGGGCGGCGCGGCGCGCGCGCTCGCCGCGCTGCGCTAG
- a CDS encoding DnaJ domain-containing protein — protein sequence MALAPLEIRALAKILDELDYYQILELERGASSGDIKKAYYRSSRVFHPDSNRTLDDDLRQECERISKRVTEAYCVLRDPRRRKAYDDRDAESMRMQLAHAEAEHKRAHTEERKGRTPQGRQYFQKAQQDLARGDAKSAVRNLQMALTFEPQNAGFKAQLEEIRARA from the coding sequence GTGGCCCTCGCGCCCCTCGAGATCCGCGCGCTCGCGAAGATCCTCGACGAGCTCGACTACTACCAGATCCTCGAGCTCGAGCGCGGCGCGTCGTCGGGCGACATCAAGAAGGCCTACTACCGCAGCTCGCGCGTCTTCCATCCCGACAGCAACCGCACGCTCGACGACGACCTCCGCCAGGAGTGCGAGCGCATCAGCAAGCGCGTGACCGAGGCCTACTGCGTGCTGCGCGACCCGCGACGACGCAAGGCCTACGACGACCGCGACGCGGAGTCGATGCGCATGCAGCTCGCGCACGCGGAGGCCGAGCACAAGCGCGCACACACCGAGGAGCGCAAGGGCCGGACGCCGCAGGGCCGCCAGTACTTCCAGAAGGCGCAGCAGGACCTCGCGCGCGGCGACGCCAAGTCGGCCGTGCGCAATCTCCAGATGGCGCTGACCTTCGAGCCGCAGAACGCGGGCTTCAAGGCGCAGCTCGAGGAGATCCGCGCCCGGGCGTGA
- the ruvB gene encoding Holliday junction branch migration DNA helicase RuvB has protein sequence MGERSEGLRGDASVDPRADERHFEESLRPRALADMVGQRRLRENLAVFVKAARARGEALDHVLFHGPPGLGKTSLARIVANELGAQFRATSGPVVERPGDLAALLSNLEPGDVLFIDEIHRLSAAVEEILYPAMEDFQLDLMIGEGPAARSFRLDLPRFTLVGATTRAGLLTSPLRDRFGWSARLEYYPVDDLAEIVRRSGRILGVDVDADAAGEIASRCRGTPRIANRLLRRVRDFASVDGAADGRVSLATARHALERLDVDEAGLDALDRSFMLTLLEKFDGGPVGLDTLAAAVGEDRGTIEDVVEPYLIHQGFLDRTPRGRVATRRAREHFGVAAPETPGAQRRLL, from the coding sequence ATGGGCGAACGAAGCGAGGGACTGCGCGGCGACGCGAGCGTCGATCCGCGCGCCGACGAGCGTCACTTCGAGGAGTCGCTGCGCCCGCGCGCGCTCGCCGACATGGTCGGCCAGCGGCGGCTGCGCGAGAACCTCGCCGTCTTCGTGAAGGCGGCGCGCGCGCGCGGCGAAGCCCTCGACCACGTGCTCTTCCACGGACCGCCCGGGCTCGGCAAGACGTCGCTCGCCCGCATCGTCGCGAACGAGCTCGGTGCGCAGTTCCGCGCGACGAGCGGCCCGGTCGTCGAGCGACCGGGCGACCTCGCCGCGCTGCTCTCGAACCTCGAGCCCGGCGACGTGCTGTTCATCGACGAGATCCACCGCCTCTCGGCCGCGGTCGAGGAGATCCTCTACCCCGCGATGGAGGACTTCCAGCTCGACCTCATGATCGGCGAGGGGCCCGCTGCGCGATCCTTCCGCCTCGATCTCCCCCGCTTCACGCTCGTCGGTGCGACGACGCGCGCCGGTCTGCTCACGTCGCCGCTGCGCGACCGCTTCGGATGGAGCGCGCGGCTCGAGTACTACCCGGTCGACGATCTCGCCGAGATCGTGCGCCGCTCGGGTCGCATCCTCGGCGTCGACGTCGACGCCGACGCCGCGGGTGAGATCGCGTCGCGCTGCCGCGGCACGCCGCGGATCGCGAACCGCCTGCTGCGCCGCGTGCGCGACTTCGCGTCCGTCGACGGCGCGGCCGACGGCCGCGTCTCGCTCGCGACCGCGCGCCACGCGCTCGAGCGTCTCGACGTGGACGAGGCGGGGCTCGACGCCCTCGACCGCAGCTTCATGCTGACGCTGCTCGAGAAGTTCGACGGCGGGCCGGTCGGGCTCGACACGCTCGCCGCCGCCGTCGGCGAGGACCGCGGAACGATCGAGGACGTCGTCGAGCCCTACCTCATCCACCAGGGCTTCCTCGATCGCACGCCCCGCGGCCGCGTCGCGACGCGCCGCGCGCGTGAGCACTTCGGCGTCGCGGCGCCCGAGACGCCGGGCGCGCAGCGGCGCCTCCTCTGA
- a CDS encoding Hsp70 family protein, translated as MMSELAVGIDLGTSNSCVAVARGGEVEVLANAYGERTTASVVAFHDDGMIEVGNRAKANIIHDPENTIYSAKRLIGRYFFSEEVKKAQAVCSYEIVEGPSHTVRVMAREEEFSLPEVSAMVLREMKQIAEQRLGHEVTKAVITVPAYFNDNQRQATKDAGKIAGLEVLRILNEPTAAALAYGFGKGLNQRVAVYDLGGGTFDVSVLEIGKDIFEVLSTCGDTFLGGDDFDDRLIDLLADEFVAKEGINLRQDPFAFEKIKVAAENAKKAFSRDDHVEIRIPDIAVGEDGVPRSLERTMTQAEYAALVQDLVMRTFKVCDEAMQQADLTTRDLDGVILVGGPTRLPIIRQAVADYFQQVPKDDVDPDEVVACGAAIHAASLTGTTATATNDDAFLLDVTPLDLRIGVAGGLAEPVIERNTPVPIEQTRRFTTTRDFQESVQIKVYQGGERQADANEMLGQFEFSGFKKARRGDVAIDVTFEINADGIVNVTAFDPDTEQRASTRITLSSGLSDAELDAIIENDKTARVQTAAAPGAAAAALPAAEDADLATLDAASDILEIEDASRAPALEPAPPVEPPPALARESAVAGEPEVVVPPAAALRGPTTAEAALEDVVSRDNQIDFGAEGDLEVDDGPVELEVDDEPLARAAAPPAATAPAAPVADLATPPADDELGLDAGDDADLDIDEEELLELADVVVDEAPTQPRLPEEPATEIALGGDAAIEIDTAPVSKEDLFDTGNVDLSAGDDGER; from the coding sequence GTGATGTCGGAGCTGGCTGTCGGAATCGACCTCGGCACGAGCAATTCGTGCGTCGCGGTCGCGCGCGGCGGCGAGGTCGAGGTGCTCGCCAACGCCTACGGCGAGCGCACGACCGCGAGCGTCGTCGCCTTCCACGACGACGGCATGATCGAGGTCGGCAACCGCGCCAAGGCCAACATCATCCACGACCCCGAGAACACGATCTACTCCGCGAAGCGCCTGATCGGGCGGTACTTCTTCTCCGAGGAAGTGAAGAAGGCGCAGGCGGTCTGCTCGTACGAGATCGTCGAGGGCCCGTCGCACACCGTGCGCGTGATGGCGCGCGAGGAGGAGTTCTCGCTCCCCGAAGTCTCGGCGATGGTGCTGCGCGAGATGAAGCAGATCGCCGAGCAGCGGCTCGGTCACGAGGTCACGAAGGCCGTCATCACGGTGCCGGCCTACTTCAACGACAACCAGCGCCAGGCGACGAAGGACGCCGGCAAGATCGCCGGGCTCGAGGTGCTCCGCATCCTGAACGAGCCCACCGCGGCCGCGCTCGCCTACGGCTTCGGCAAGGGGCTCAACCAGCGCGTCGCGGTCTACGACCTCGGCGGCGGCACCTTCGACGTGTCGGTGCTCGAGATCGGCAAGGACATCTTCGAGGTCCTGTCGACCTGCGGCGACACCTTCCTCGGCGGCGACGACTTCGACGACCGGCTGATCGACCTGCTCGCCGACGAGTTCGTCGCCAAGGAGGGCATCAACCTCCGCCAGGACCCGTTCGCGTTCGAGAAGATCAAGGTCGCGGCCGAGAACGCGAAGAAGGCCTTCTCGCGCGACGATCACGTCGAGATCCGCATCCCCGACATCGCCGTGGGCGAGGACGGCGTCCCGCGCTCGCTCGAGCGCACGATGACGCAGGCCGAGTACGCCGCGCTCGTGCAGGACCTCGTGATGCGGACCTTCAAGGTCTGCGACGAGGCCATGCAGCAGGCCGACCTGACGACGCGCGACCTCGACGGCGTGATCCTGGTCGGCGGCCCGACGCGGCTCCCGATCATCCGCCAGGCGGTCGCGGACTACTTCCAGCAGGTGCCGAAGGACGACGTGGACCCGGACGAGGTCGTCGCCTGCGGCGCCGCCATCCACGCGGCGTCGTTGACCGGCACCACCGCGACCGCGACGAACGACGACGCGTTCCTGCTCGACGTCACGCCGCTCGACCTGCGCATCGGCGTCGCGGGCGGGCTCGCCGAGCCCGTGATCGAGCGCAACACGCCGGTCCCCATCGAGCAGACGCGGCGCTTCACGACGACGCGCGACTTCCAGGAGTCGGTGCAGATCAAGGTCTACCAGGGCGGCGAGCGCCAGGCCGACGCGAACGAGATGCTCGGCCAGTTCGAGTTCTCGGGCTTCAAGAAGGCGCGCCGCGGCGACGTCGCGATCGACGTCACCTTCGAGATCAACGCGGACGGCATCGTGAACGTCACCGCGTTCGACCCCGACACCGAGCAGCGCGCGTCGACCCGCATCACGCTTTCGTCGGGCCTCTCGGACGCCGAGCTCGACGCGATCATCGAGAACGACAAGACCGCGCGCGTGCAGACGGCCGCGGCTCCGGGCGCGGCCGCCGCCGCCCTGCCCGCGGCCGAGGATGCGGACCTCGCGACGCTCGACGCCGCGAGCGACATCCTCGAGATCGAAGACGCGTCGCGCGCACCCGCGCTCGAGCCGGCGCCGCCCGTCGAGCCGCCGCCGGCACTCGCGCGCGAGTCCGCTGTCGCGGGCGAGCCCGAGGTCGTCGTTCCGCCGGCCGCGGCGCTCCGCGGCCCGACGACCGCCGAGGCCGCACTCGAGGACGTCGTCTCGCGCGACAACCAGATCGACTTCGGTGCGGAGGGCGACCTCGAGGTCGACGACGGACCGGTCGAGCTCGAGGTCGACGACGAGCCGCTCGCGAGGGCCGCGGCCCCTCCCGCCGCGACCGCTCCCGCCGCCCCGGTCGCCGATCTCGCCACGCCGCCCGCCGACGACGAGCTCGGGCTCGACGCCGGCGACGACGCCGACCTCGACATCGACGAGGAGGAGCTCCTCGAGCTCGCCGACGTCGTGGTCGACGAGGCGCCGACGCAGCCGCGTCTCCCGGAAGAGCCCGCGACCGAGATCGCGCTCGGCGGCGACGCCGCGATCGAGATCGACACCGCACCGGTGTCGAAGGAAGACCTCTTCGACACGGGCAACGTCGACCTGTCCGCAGGCGACGACGGGGAGCGCTAG